AGCAAAAAAAAATGATTAAAGAAAAAGAAAAAAAGGGCCGTTTTCTTAAGGGAATAGTGGCAAGTGATAAAATGGATAAAACCATCACGGTTTTGGTGACCAGATATAAAGAGCATCCGAAATACAAGAAAAGATATAAAGTTAGCAAAAAGTACAAAGCGCACGACGAAAAAAATGAATACAAAAAAGGAGACAAGGTCATTATCCAAGAAACGCGTCCGATTAGCAAAAACAAAAAGTGGACAGTAAAGAGTAAAGAGTAATTTCCAATTTTCAATTCTCAATTTCCAAACAATTCTCAATGATTAAATTTTCAAATAAGAAAAACAAAAAAAGAATAGAAGAAAAGAAATTTGAGATTTTTGAAAATTAAGAAATTAAGAAATTGTTTGAAAATTGAAAATTAGAAATTGAAAATTTTTATTTATGATACAGCCAGGCACAAAATTAAAAGTAGCGGATAACTCTGGAGCTAAAACAATAGAGTGTTTTAAGATATTAGGCGGAAGCCACAGACGATACGCTCAAATTGGCGATGTTTTTGTCGCGGCCGTTAAGACGGCTGATCCTAGGAAGGTGGTCAAAAAGAAAGATGTTGTTAGAGCCGTTCTTGTCCGACAAAAAAAGGAATTTCGCCGCGCGGATGGTTCATATATTCGCTTTGACGAAAACGCGGCGGTTATTGTTGACGGGAAAAATCCAAAAGGAGGTCGTATTTTTGGACCAGTTACGCGTGAATTAAAAGAGAGGGGCTTTGACAAAATTGTTTCATTAGCTCCAGAAGTATTATGAAGATTAAAAAAGGCGATACGGTCTTAGTTATTACAGGGAAAGACAAGGGCAAGAAAAGCAAAGTTCTTGAGGCTTTTCCGCGTCAAAATAAGGCGATGGTAGAGGGGGTTAATATAGTCAAAAAGCATCGGCGCGCGCAAAAGCAAGGGGAGAAAGGGCAAATTGTTGAAATTCCAAGACCGCTTGATAGCTCAAATCTTAAGTTTGTTTGTCCTAAATGCAACCAAGCAACGAGAATTGGATATAAAATTACAGGGCAAGAAAAGAATAGAACTTGCAAAAAATGCGGGCAAGAGGTATAAACTAACTACTAATATGTCAGGACTAAAAGAAAAATATCAAAAAAAGGCATTACCCGCGTTGAAAGAGAAATTTGGGTATAAAAATGATTTGGCGGCGCCAAGAATCAAGAAGGTGGTTATTAACACAGGATTTAACCCCGACAAAAAAGACGATAAGGCGCAAGAAGAAATTGTCAATAATTTGGCGTCAATTGTTGGGCAAAAACCTTCTTTTCGCCAAGCGAAAAAAGCGGTAGCAACATTTAAAACGAGGAAAGGAATGATTGTTGGTATAGCCGTAACTTTAAGGGGCAGACGAATGTATGACTTTTTAGATCGTTTGGTTGATATTGTTTTGCCGCGAAGCAGAGATTTCCGGGGCCTGCTTCTAAAAAATATTGACCAAGGAGGAAATTTAAATATTGGCATTAAAGAGCAAATCATTTTTCCAGAAATTTCGGCTGAAAGCGCGAAAAGCATTTTTGGGCTAGAGATTGCCGTGGTAACTTCGTCTAAAAACCGAGAGGAAGGAATTGAATTATTTAAATTATTGGACTTTCCTATTATAGGATTGATAAGGCAAGAATAAGAACTATACTATGGCTAAAAAATCAGTTATTGCTAGAGCAAATAAAAAATTGAAATTTTCATCCCGTTTAGTTCGGCGCTGTTTTCGTTGCGGGAGGAAA
This genomic stretch from Patescibacteria group bacterium harbors:
- the rplX gene encoding 50S ribosomal protein L24 — its product is MKIKKGDTVLVITGKDKGKKSKVLEAFPRQNKAMVEGVNIVKKHRRAQKQGEKGQIVEIPRPLDSSNLKFVCPKCNQATRIGYKITGQEKNRTCKKCGQEV
- the rpsQ gene encoding 30S ribosomal protein S17; protein product: MKEKEKKGRFLKGIVASDKMDKTITVLVTRYKEHPKYKKRYKVSKKYKAHDEKNEYKKGDKVIIQETRPISKNKKWTVKSKE
- the rplE gene encoding 50S ribosomal protein L5, whose product is MSGLKEKYQKKALPALKEKFGYKNDLAAPRIKKVVINTGFNPDKKDDKAQEEIVNNLASIVGQKPSFRQAKKAVATFKTRKGMIVGIAVTLRGRRMYDFLDRLVDIVLPRSRDFRGLLLKNIDQGGNLNIGIKEQIIFPEISAESAKSIFGLEIAVVTSSKNREEGIELFKLLDFPIIGLIRQE
- the rplN gene encoding 50S ribosomal protein L14, whose amino-acid sequence is MIQPGTKLKVADNSGAKTIECFKILGGSHRRYAQIGDVFVAAVKTADPRKVVKKKDVVRAVLVRQKKEFRRADGSYIRFDENAAVIVDGKNPKGGRIFGPVTRELKERGFDKIVSLAPEVL